The following proteins come from a genomic window of Castor canadensis chromosome 17, mCasCan1.hap1v2, whole genome shotgun sequence:
- the LOC141418517 gene encoding uncharacterized protein codes for ESEAGWEEQVHEEEVREGQAEGGWEQVREKQVRGDRVQKEQVREVVQGAKEKEDQEEGKQVSGLFVDDDLWKAVDIDDDEDQDDLAQPRLRLVSVVSPSVSSLLACSQTSSQSSQTWSPTWSEPRSPSESPGSSTCSHKSTRAVGGTCHQPGAVVTGLGLGRAGTSFLMRDTGGPCVKANRAWAAWAGGGCKGVSCEPVLPKANDKRPSSVLQVLGSFLLPRSLLYKAWPSCHCLTVLADQVS; via the coding sequence GAGTCGGAGGCGGGGTGGGAGGAGCAGGTGCACgaggaggaagtgagggagggacaGGCGGAGGGGGGTTGGGAGCAGGTGCGGGAGAAGCAGGTGCGAGGGGACCGGGTGCAAAAGGAGCAGGTGCGGGAGGTCGTGCAGGGGGCGAAGGAGAAGGAAGACCAGGAGGAGGGGAAGCAGGTCTCCGGGCTGTTCGTGGATGACGACCTCTGGAAGGCCGTGGACATCGATGATGACGAGGACCAGGACGACCTGGCCCAGCCCCGTCTCCGCTTGGTCAGCGTGGTCAGCCCCAGTGTGAGCTCCCTGCTGGCGTGCAGCCAGACGTCCAGCCAGTCGAGCCAAACGTGGAGCCCCACGTGGAGCGAGCCGAGGAGCCCGAGCGAGAGCCCCGGCTCCAGCACCTGCTCGCACAAAAGTACGCGGGCCGTGGGTGGCACCTGTCACCAGCCTGGCGCTGTGGTCACAGGCCTCGGCCTTGGCCGAGCGGGCACCTCCTTCCTGATGCGGGACACTGGGGGTCCCTGCGTGAAGGCGAACCGCGCCTGGGCAGCCTGGGCAGGAGGAGGCTGCAAGGGTGTGAGCTGTGAACCGGTCCTACCAAAAGCAAACGATAAAAGGCCCTCCTCCGTGCTTCAGGTCCTGGGCTCCTTCCTCCTGCCCCGGTCACTTCTTTATAAAGCCTGGCCCAGCTGTCATTGTCTAACGGTCCTTGCAGACCAGGTTTCTTAA
- the LOC109681526 gene encoding glutamate-rich protein 6 isoform X1: MFCSTGFPKIFHTFRKDMSEVELDRNIYQSLYPGIPISVQTEDSWLQDTSGRKSPRKKTVFAVQEEVPEHLASKLREKWVINPEELKLSILCEFEFKEDFITLFESPLRTLPSIGPPSILSYRQERPNLDVHFQDEEEEQSPKCEFCGSDLQEFISHVDFCSQPRELVSCCLHFQSLVDYICEENEKAESPKSELISIKPHAAHGNEVDRLKAKEKAIQRKQERQLARHFTVITNEQSNSPEEESKHLKTISYQLSVDVPEKEETEDRLDFYVKNCNMSIVGCDSRKACGKVVSDELLEKHYKHGSKFLTSLPDGTTQIFYPSGNLAIIRVPNKTSGFTSIVQEDASTDPAILAVLNSSGRSSCYHPNGNVWVYINFLGGQYSDEAGNRVRAWNWSGSIASSSSFVSFKPVFLALNRYVGVRILEQDKIAITFLAMGQQAQISVGTKVKLTHSEDIPALQHLSEEDLLLLASLIKIRCLFSKLEGCVSFPSGQAWEKLKQPSYLSSLSLKLFALCRNSGANQDIMATVRGLINGEI, translated from the exons atgttttgCTCAACaggttttcctaaaatatttcatacatttAGGAAAGACATGTCTGAAGTGGAGTTAGATAG GAATATCTATCAGAGTCTGTATCCAGGAATTCCAATATCGGTTCAAACAGAAGATAGTTGGCTTCAAGACACTTCTGGTAGAAAGTCCCCAA gaaagaaaacagtcttTGCTGTGCAGGAAGAAGTGCCTGAGCACCTGGCTTCTAAGTTAAGAG AAAAATGGGTAATAAATCCAGAAGAGCTAAAACTAAGTATTTTATGTGAGTTTGAG TTTAAGGAAGACTTTATAACACTCTTCGAGTCCCCCCTGAGAACGCTGCCCAGCATTGGGCCACCGTCCATTCTGTCCTACAGACAGGAGCGTCCCAACTTGGACGTCCACTTCCAG gatgaagaggaggagcAGTCGCCTAAGTGTGAGTTTTGTGGAAGTGATCTGCAGGAGTTCATCTCCCACGTGGACTTTTGCTCTCAACCAAGAGAACTG GTTTCCTGTTGTCTTCATTTTCAAAGTCTGGTCGACTACATctgtgaggaaaatgaaaaagcagaaaGCCCTAAATCTGAATTAATCAGTATTAAGCCTCACGCAGCCCATGGCAATGAAGTGGATCGACTGAAGGCCAAAGAGAAAGCCATACAGAG GAAACAGGAGCGACAGCTGGCCAGACATTTCACAGTAATAACAAATGAACAGAGCAACTCACCTGAAGAAG AGTCAAAGCACTTAAAAACGATTTCTTATCAACTCTCTGTGGATGTGCCAGAAAAAGAGGAGACTGAAGACAGACTTGACTTTTACGTAAAAAACTGTAACATGTCCATTGTTGGCTGTGATTCTAGGAAAGCCTGTGGGAAG GTTGTGAGTGACGAGCTGTTGGAGAAGCACTACAAGCACGGGAGCAAGTTCCTGACCTCGCTTCCAGACGGGACAACCCAGATATT TTACCCGTCTGGAAACCTGGCCATCATCCGAGTGCCCAACAAGACCAGTGGTTTCACCTCCATAGTCCAAGAAGACGCATCCACCGACCCCGCCATCCTGGCCGTGCTCAACTCCTCGGGCAGAAGCTCCTGCTACCATCCCAATGGCAACGTCTG GGTATACATCAACTTCCTAGGAGGTCAGTATTCGGACGAAGCTGGCAACAGAGTAAGGGCCTGGAACTGGTCAGGCTCCATCGCCTCGTCTTCGTCCTTCGTTTCATTTAAACCTGTCTTTCTGGCTTTGAACCGTTACGTCGGAGTCCGCATCTTAGAGCAAGACAAGATCGCCATCACCTTCCTGGCCATGGGGCAGCAGGCACAGATCAGTGTTGGAACCAAAGTGAAG CTCACCCACTCGGAGGACATCCCCGCGCTGCAGCACCTGAGTGAAGAGGACCTTCTGCTGCTGGCCAGCCTCATAAAGATCCGCTGCCTGTTCTCCAAGCTGGAGGGGTGCGTGAGCTTCCCCTCGGGCCAGGCTTGGGAGAAATTAAAGCAGCCGTCCTACCTTTCTTCACTTTCCCTGAAGCTGTTTGCCCTCTGTCGCAATTCGGGAGCAAATCAAGACATAATGGCAACAGTTAGAGGCTTAATAAATGGAGAGATTTAA
- the LOC109681526 gene encoding glutamate-rich protein 6 isoform X2, with protein MSEVELDRNIYQSLYPGIPISVQTEDSWLQDTSGRKSPRKKTVFAVQEEVPEHLASKLREKWVINPEELKLSILCEFEFKEDFITLFESPLRTLPSIGPPSILSYRQERPNLDVHFQDEEEEQSPKCEFCGSDLQEFISHVDFCSQPRELVSCCLHFQSLVDYICEENEKAESPKSELISIKPHAAHGNEVDRLKAKEKAIQRKQERQLARHFTVITNEQSNSPEEESKHLKTISYQLSVDVPEKEETEDRLDFYVKNCNMSIVGCDSRKACGKVVSDELLEKHYKHGSKFLTSLPDGTTQIFYPSGNLAIIRVPNKTSGFTSIVQEDASTDPAILAVLNSSGRSSCYHPNGNVWVYINFLGGQYSDEAGNRVRAWNWSGSIASSSSFVSFKPVFLALNRYVGVRILEQDKIAITFLAMGQQAQISVGTKVKLTHSEDIPALQHLSEEDLLLLASLIKIRCLFSKLEGCVSFPSGQAWEKLKQPSYLSSLSLKLFALCRNSGANQDIMATVRGLINGEI; from the exons ATGTCTGAAGTGGAGTTAGATAG GAATATCTATCAGAGTCTGTATCCAGGAATTCCAATATCGGTTCAAACAGAAGATAGTTGGCTTCAAGACACTTCTGGTAGAAAGTCCCCAA gaaagaaaacagtcttTGCTGTGCAGGAAGAAGTGCCTGAGCACCTGGCTTCTAAGTTAAGAG AAAAATGGGTAATAAATCCAGAAGAGCTAAAACTAAGTATTTTATGTGAGTTTGAG TTTAAGGAAGACTTTATAACACTCTTCGAGTCCCCCCTGAGAACGCTGCCCAGCATTGGGCCACCGTCCATTCTGTCCTACAGACAGGAGCGTCCCAACTTGGACGTCCACTTCCAG gatgaagaggaggagcAGTCGCCTAAGTGTGAGTTTTGTGGAAGTGATCTGCAGGAGTTCATCTCCCACGTGGACTTTTGCTCTCAACCAAGAGAACTG GTTTCCTGTTGTCTTCATTTTCAAAGTCTGGTCGACTACATctgtgaggaaaatgaaaaagcagaaaGCCCTAAATCTGAATTAATCAGTATTAAGCCTCACGCAGCCCATGGCAATGAAGTGGATCGACTGAAGGCCAAAGAGAAAGCCATACAGAG GAAACAGGAGCGACAGCTGGCCAGACATTTCACAGTAATAACAAATGAACAGAGCAACTCACCTGAAGAAG AGTCAAAGCACTTAAAAACGATTTCTTATCAACTCTCTGTGGATGTGCCAGAAAAAGAGGAGACTGAAGACAGACTTGACTTTTACGTAAAAAACTGTAACATGTCCATTGTTGGCTGTGATTCTAGGAAAGCCTGTGGGAAG GTTGTGAGTGACGAGCTGTTGGAGAAGCACTACAAGCACGGGAGCAAGTTCCTGACCTCGCTTCCAGACGGGACAACCCAGATATT TTACCCGTCTGGAAACCTGGCCATCATCCGAGTGCCCAACAAGACCAGTGGTTTCACCTCCATAGTCCAAGAAGACGCATCCACCGACCCCGCCATCCTGGCCGTGCTCAACTCCTCGGGCAGAAGCTCCTGCTACCATCCCAATGGCAACGTCTG GGTATACATCAACTTCCTAGGAGGTCAGTATTCGGACGAAGCTGGCAACAGAGTAAGGGCCTGGAACTGGTCAGGCTCCATCGCCTCGTCTTCGTCCTTCGTTTCATTTAAACCTGTCTTTCTGGCTTTGAACCGTTACGTCGGAGTCCGCATCTTAGAGCAAGACAAGATCGCCATCACCTTCCTGGCCATGGGGCAGCAGGCACAGATCAGTGTTGGAACCAAAGTGAAG CTCACCCACTCGGAGGACATCCCCGCGCTGCAGCACCTGAGTGAAGAGGACCTTCTGCTGCTGGCCAGCCTCATAAAGATCCGCTGCCTGTTCTCCAAGCTGGAGGGGTGCGTGAGCTTCCCCTCGGGCCAGGCTTGGGAGAAATTAAAGCAGCCGTCCTACCTTTCTTCACTTTCCCTGAAGCTGTTTGCCCTCTGTCGCAATTCGGGAGCAAATCAAGACATAATGGCAACAGTTAGAGGCTTAATAAATGGAGAGATTTAA